In the Nitrosopumilus cobalaminigenes genome, AGGTCTTCTCTTTTAAGGTAAATTTTTGCTCCTCCGATTTTCTCAGACAAATTTTTTGCATAGTACAACGGAGTTGGTCTACCTGCGTAAACTTTGAGATAGTAATCTAGTTCTTTTTTGAATTTTTTGTCATTTTTGAATTTCAGATAATTCTCTTCTAATTCTTCAATTGCTGGAACTAGTGTCTCTGGAATGTATTTTCCTCCAAATTCTCCAAATCTGCCATTTTTAGGATATTTCAATATGCATTCACCAATTTTTTTACTTGTTCTTCAATGTTGTCACTTTTCATTATGCTTGACCCTATCAAGAAAGCATCTGCTCCACATTTTTTTAGATATTGAATATCCTCAGATGTATTGATTCCACTCTCTGATAAAATAGGTCTTGATTTCTCTATTCCTGAAAGTATGGATTCTGTAGTTTTGATATCTATTTCCAAAGTGTCTAGATTTCTGTTATTAATCCCGATTAAATCAGCTTTTGTGTTTAGTGCATTTTCTAATTCTTTTTTTGTATGAACTTCAAGTAAAATTTGCAATCCTTGTTTATGCCCATAATCTATGAATTCATCAATGTCTGAGAGGAATTTCTGATCAAATAAAGACTGAATCACTAACATGTAATCTGCTCCTATCTTCTTTGCAGCATCAATCTGAATTTTGTCTATCATGATATCTTTCATTAACATTGGTACATCTACTGCCTCCCTAACTTTCATGAAATATTCCGGTGAGCCCTGAAATAGGTGTGGTTGGGTCAATACTGATAATGCTTTTGAGCCTCCAGCAATCATTTGTTTTGCAATGCTTACAGGATCAGTCAATGTCTTGATTTTACCTAACGATGGTGATGCAAATTTTATCTCAGTTAGCAGTGTGGCATGTGGGTTTGCATTGATAATTTGAATAAAGTCTTTACTTGATTTTTCCAAATTTGCGTCTATATCATAAACTCCATCATCAATTGCCATTTGAGAATTGTTCACTAGTTTTCGTAAAATATTTTCAGCCATCTTTAATCTCCTTTAATTTTGCAATGTCTCCAGTGTCTTGAACAAATTTTTCCAACAATGAAAATGCTTTGCCACTTTTTATTGTGTTTAATGCTAATTCTACAGCTTCCTCAAAGTTTTTCGAAATATTTGCAACAATTAATCCTCCAGCTGCATTTAGTGCTGTAGTTTCAATCATTGCTTGATTTGCGGTGTTGTTTAATACATTGACAAACGACTTGACAGCATCTTCTTTTGAATTGATTTGAATATCTTGTAATGATGATTTGTGTAATCCTACGATTTCAGGATCAATTGCATTCATCAATACTTTGTCATTTTTCAACATACAAACTCGATTAACTGAACTGGTAGAGAATTCATCCATTCCGTCATCCGAACGAACTGTCATGATGTTTTCAGCTCCCTTTCTCTTTAGAAGTAATGGGAGTCTATCTAGATACTCTGTAGAGAATACGCCTACTAGTTGATTTTTCACTCCTGCAGGATTTGAAAGTGGTCCTAGAAGATTAAATGCCGTTCTTTTTCCTAATTGTTTTCTTGCTACAGATACATGCTTCATTGCTGGATGAAATTTTTGTGCAAACATGAAACAAATATTGTGTTTTTGTAAAATATCTGCAATTTTCTCTGGTTCTATATTCAAATCATATCCAAAATATTCAAAAATA is a window encoding:
- a CDS encoding indole-3-glycerol phosphate synthase TrpC; its protein translation is MAENILRKLVNNSQMAIDDGVYDIDANLEKSSKDFIQIINANPHATLLTEIKFASPSLGKIKTLTDPVSIAKQMIAGGSKALSVLTQPHLFQGSPEYFMKVREAVDVPMLMKDIMIDKIQIDAAKKIGADYMLVIQSLFDQKFLSDIDEFIDYGHKQGLQILLEVHTKKELENALNTKADLIGINNRNLDTLEIDIKTTESILSGIEKSRPILSESGINTSEDIQYLKKCGADAFLIGSSIMKSDNIEEQVKKLVNAY
- the trpD gene encoding anthranilate phosphoribosyltransferase; this translates as MISELISKLQEKTDLTYDEMNQVMTDVLSGKTNDIQNADFLSLLAEKGETDDELLGMLDKMQEFSLKVDTTNQGPVIDMCGTGGDKLQTFNISTTASFVVAAAGGIVAKHGNRSSSGVSGSADIFEYFGYDLNIEPEKIADILQKHNICFMFAQKFHPAMKHVSVARKQLGKRTAFNLLGPLSNPAGVKNQLVGVFSTEYLDRLPLLLKRKGAENIMTVRSDDGMDEFSTSSVNRVCMLKNDKVLMNAIDPEIVGLHKSSLQDIQINSKEDAVKSFVNVLNNTANQAMIETTALNAAGGLIVANISKNFEEAVELALNTIKSGKAFSLLEKFVQDTGDIAKLKEIKDG